The DNA region TCATATTCACTTCAAGGTTCTTGGGATAGAGCTTCCACGGCATCCACGGCTCACTCTCCATCGCCCGCTGAAGCCCTTCCAGCTCCTGCCTGAACGCCACGAATGCGGCAACCGCCCGTGCGGAGCGTTCCGGATTGGCGGACTCTGACAACACAACCGCCGTAAGGTCGGCCATCAAGGGGGCGCGCGGCGTACTCAGCATGAAATTCATGTTGAGCAACCGCTGATAGACATCCACCGGTTCACGGCTCCCGTCACGAGCCACTTGCACCGGCATGACATTCGTCCAAACCTGGTAATTCCAGAGCGACGACCCGACCAATTCATGCTGCACCGTGCCGAGATAGAGGCAACAGGCCGCTAATCGAGCCAACGAAGCCCTGGTAAGAGATGCAGCGGTTACGGGCAGACCGTTCGGCAACGCCTTGTCCAACGCATCCACCCACTCACAAATGGCACGATCCGCCCTGACATCCGCATCAGTGCCGTAGTAGAGAGCCAGATATCGTGTCGTATGCCGGAGCATGACATCGAACAAGGCGGTCAGGTTCCCCTCGGTTGGCTGGTCGAATCCTGCATACAACACTCCCCGCTTGGCGGCGTAACCTTGAGGATCCCAGGCCCTCGCATCAAATCCTCCGACGCTATCGTCCATTAGTCGATACATCTCCTCATGGGCATAACTGAACACCGCCTCGAAATCGCCTCCAGGAACCACCTGCGACTCCATCCCAAGCCGGTTACTGGCCTGAGCGCCAAAGATATGCGGCCACAGCAGCCGACACAATGGATGGTCGTCAGGGAGCACATTGCGTGTCACGATCGACAGCGTCTCACCACCGATCAGATGCACCCAATTCCAATGGCGAATAAGGCTCGTATGGGTCGAGAGGGCACAGAGCGCCAAGCGGCTCGCCAACGCCCAGTTCGCATCGTTGGGATAGGACAGCCCGAGTGCAGATTCAATCTTCGTCGGAGTCAGCCGCTTTCCCATGGGGTCCAACTGAAACTGAACACGCGTACCTAATCGATACAGCCCTGCCCTAGGGTGATATTCGGTCAGATGCCGGAGATCCCACTCAAAGGAGTCCTGATTCATCACCTTCCTGATATACCCGGCAAAAGGTCCTTGCACCGCCAAGGTCCCGAGATCAGGGCTTCCCTTCAGTTCCTGTGGAAGCACGGGAAACTCCAACACCTCCCTGGGCACCCGGCCATGCCGCTTCGCCGCCCTATTGACCGCCCGGCGATGTCGATCGGTATAGGCCTGGGCCAACACCACCTGCGGAATCGCATCGATGGGAGGAAGTCCTTGTACCGTGGGAGGAAGGAGGCGATTCAGGAGCATGAACAATCGCGAGAAGAACCGGCGAATCCGGTGACGGACCACAGGATATTGTTCGTCCCGTGGTGTACATTCACCGATCAATACATGCTGAATCGCAATACGGGGGAATATCCGCGCGACAGGAACAGCCTCCAGCTTGCGAGGATCCTTGCGGCATCGAGTCACATCCAAATCCCGATTGGTACTGAACTTCAGCGCCAGAATCCGACTCCATAACCCGTTTCGAATTGCCCACCGAAACTGCGCGATTCTTCCCATCCACATCTCCCTACCCTATGGTGAATCACCACCATGTTATTTGCCGCATGAAAATACCCTACAACATAAACCAGTTCATGCGGCCAAGGCACTGACAAACTACGTAAGCACTATCGGTCGGACAACGCAAAGTACATACCCAGCAGGGCGCGGCCAATGAGAATCGTGGTTTCGTGTGAAAATGCTGGGATATTGAAAGCTACGTTCAGAGGATGGGGAACTTCTCTATGGTCGCCGTGGCAGCCAGTATCCCTTCAGATACTGGCCGCCACGAGAAAGATACAGAGTAGAGGGCTTGTCGTGCCGCGCCAGAGAATTATGTTTTCACTGTTCGCTTGAGTTGTCGTTCCACACTGGCAACTTTGCTCGTGAGCCGGCCCTTGGGGCCTTTCCGGTAGTCGACTTTGATCGTACAGGAAATACGGCCGCAATCTTTCTTCATCCGCACATAACATTGCTTGACGACGGCAAAGACCTCATCCCACTCCCCTTCAAGCACCGTCCCCATCGGATTCAACCGATAGTCCACTCCGCTCTTATCGATAATATCGAGCGAGCGCGACACATACTTGCCGACACTCTCTCCCTTGCCCAATGGCGACATGCTGAATTCCAATAAGACCATCGCGACTCCTTCTTCTGCGCATCACCCTTTACGTGTCACGCCTCACGCTGTACGTCTGGACACCCTTACGCTTCCCCCTTGATCCCAGGCACGACCGCAAGCTTCGCCCGTTCATCAAGCCACACCTTCGGATACTGGACCTTGCCTAATACGCGAAACCCATCCAGTGCCTCACGCAACAGAGCCCGACGTTTTTCGAACTCCGGCTCATTCGCCTTGGTCTGCTCCCGAAGTTCGCCAAGCCATTCCACAAAGGCGGCAAACTCCTCGCCGAAAATCTTTTCCATATCTTCCTTCATGAAACCTGACAGAGCCGGAGCCACCCCGCTTGTACTGATCGCGACACGGAGATGACCGGATACCACGACTGCCGGCATCGTCACCGTTGAGCATTCCGGCTGGTCGACCGACCACAAGAGGAACTTTTTCTCCCGCGCCTTCGCGAAGAGCGCGCGCGAAAAGTCGCGATCCCCTCGCACCATATTCATCACGAGAATCGCGCTTTCCAAATCGGTATCGCGAAAATGGCGTCCACGATGAACCACCTTCGCCGACGCAGCCAAATCCTTGAGCGTATCGTTGAGCGACGGTGCCACGACGGTCACCTTCGCCCCTGCGTCCAACAACCGCTGAGTTTTCTCCGAGGCCTCCTCGTCTCCCCCGAGCACAAGCACCGGGTACCCCTTCACATCCAGAGACAA from Nitrospirota bacterium includes:
- a CDS encoding MTH1187 family thiamine-binding protein, which encodes MVLLEFSMSPLGKGESVGKYVSRSLDIIDKSGVDYRLNPMGTVLEGEWDEVFAVVKQCYVRMKKDCGRISCTIKVDYRKGPKGRLTSKVASVERQLKRTVKT
- a CDS encoding bifunctional precorrin-2 dehydrogenase/sirohydrochlorin ferrochelatase, producing the protein MAANSGFPLSLDVKGYPVLVLGGDEEASEKTQRLLDAGAKVTVVAPSLNDTLKDLAASAKVVHRGRHFRDTDLESAILVMNMVRGDRDFSRALFAKAREKKFLLWSVDQPECSTVTMPAVVVSGHLRVAISTSGVAPALSGFMKEDMEKIFGEEFAAFVEWLGELREQTKANEPEFEKRRALLREALDGFRVLGKVQYPKVWLDERAKLAVVPGIKGEA